AATACATTAGCTGAGCTGAGACATGAACTCTTGCATGTTGACGGTTTGACTCACTCCAGGACTTGGACTTTGTGCAGATGTGTGATGAGCGTGAGCAGCAGCTGGTCAGTGAGCTCACAGTGACTCAagtccagctctgtcagcacTTCAGAGAAGTCCAGCATCTGGGCCAAACCTGCACAGGTCCTCTGATCCAGTGTGGTGTGACTGAGGTCCAGCTCTCCACCCAGGGCTCTACACAGGGACACTGCTCGTCTCACTGCGTCCCTCTCACTGCTCACAGGAACCAGGGAcaccagctggaggaggacagCTTTACTGGCTCTAAACAGGAGaatcagagcacacacagattGTTACGAagcatgaacatgaatgaaaaccagCTTCTTCTGGTGTGTGTCACTTTGTGGTCTCTCTAACCTGAGGCGGACTCCGTCTAGGACAGGAAGCAGTAGGTCCAGCCCGCTGTCCTCCACCTCACAGTCCTGCAGGTCcagctgtgttttcctgctgctgcGTCTCAGGATGGTGGAGACGGCCCTGCAGTCCTCAGCAGTCAGACTGAGAGTCTCACTCTGACCCTCCTGTGGCAGCTCCACACAGGACGAGCAGGACAGGTCCAGTCTGTGCTGCACGGCCCTGAGCAGGTTGAcagctgccccctgctggacctCAGAGGCAGCACAGCAGTGGACGAACCTCAGCAGCAGGTTCTGTTCTAACActgggaggaaaagaaaaataataaatgaagaatATAATCACATAGTTCCAAAGATCAGTTACAGATATGATGAGTAGATTCACAAACATCCCAAATAAATCCATTAAAGGATTTCATGTACGTTCTGATTGGTCAAGCAGTCCGACGGTCAGAGAggttggaaacaaacaaagacattttgtaaACACACTTCCTGCTTCAGACTTGTTGGAGTTATGCACGTACAGTTTACAGGATCATTTCTGAGGCCAAAATAAAGTCGGTTTGTTTCCAACATGTCTGATCTCAGCTGTTAGTTATTATTGGAGAGGTGCTGCACATCCTGTGTGCTGGAGAGGACTGACACAGGCACAGCACTGAGAGACGAGCACTAATGTCTGACCTGAGCTGAGAAACTTTGTCCAGTGTGAAGAGGATGGACTCTGTTTCCCCTGCTGGTATGGAGGTCCACAGGAGGTTCAGTCTgactctgtcactgtgtttgagAGTGAAGATCAGAGCAGCACAGTCCTCAGAGTCCATCTCTCTGCAGGTCAGGCTGATCACATGATCCAGTGACCTCAGTAAACCGGGTATAATGAGACTGTCACGAGCTTTATAGATCTCTCTGATGACAGCCAAGACAAAGCTGGGGCAGAGTCTGAAACATAAAGTGTATTCACCAGGACAATtaacaacaggctgcaaaacatcagtcacaacacagaaacaaatatgATAACTGGATGTGTGCATCTGTTGAACCTTTTAAATACAAT
The Larimichthys crocea isolate SSNF unplaced genomic scaffold, L_crocea_2.0 scaffold381, whole genome shotgun sequence genome window above contains:
- the LOC113745039 gene encoding uncharacterized protein LOC113745039, which codes for MSLFVSNLSDLLEQNLLLRFVHCCAASEVQQGAAVNLLRAVQHRLDLSCSSCVELPQEGQSETLSLTAEDCRAVSTILRRSSRKTQLDLQDCEVEDSGLDLLLPVLDGVRLRASKAVLLQLVSLVPVSSERDAVRRAVSLCRALGGELDLSHTTLDQRTCAGLAQMLDFSEVLTELDLSHCELTDQLLLTLITHLHKVQVLDLSHNKITDAQLTMLTPTGLPQPVSIHTV